In one window of Chryseobacterium sp. JV274 DNA:
- a CDS encoding phosphatase PAP2 family protein: MKKLALALGILLHLSCIKAQDTLQSRNLREDLTLINSGYAIQEKTPFFKKEWVKKSVAPALLFTAAAATWGEKENIREVRNRYLPNFKVKFDDYLQYAPAATVYGLKLAGVKGRNNIGRATLSYGTSLVIMAILVNSIKYTAKVERPDGSKNNSFPSGHAAMAFTNASFLHKEYGMVNPAYSIAGYGSAAITGLGRNLNNRHWVPDILAGAGIGIISTELGYFFIDKIYKNKGDNISILSRIQGNDYPSFLALKMGTALGTTNFLKESELDDKKQIGFEGGLEGAYFFSKKWGVGADVTFSSFPIKSQRITFDDGQDFGDHEIKTQSMGFLSAGIGPYYSHEFSDKWQLMLKATGGYAATASGQVFVKGDNIDAPNHELQIARYKPKPAFRWNTGASMTYKFNPGLGLTFYTDYNMINSTIRYHFSDEIKEGDELDQELNNLIAKEKISYITLGLRLTAYF, encoded by the coding sequence ATGAAAAAACTAGCATTAGCATTAGGAATACTATTGCACTTATCCTGTATTAAGGCACAGGATACTCTCCAATCCCGAAATCTCAGGGAAGATCTTACATTAATTAATTCCGGCTATGCCATTCAGGAGAAGACACCTTTTTTCAAAAAGGAATGGGTGAAAAAATCAGTGGCTCCTGCCCTTCTTTTTACAGCTGCGGCTGCTACATGGGGAGAAAAGGAGAATATCCGCGAGGTAAGAAACCGATATCTTCCTAACTTCAAAGTGAAATTTGATGATTATCTTCAGTACGCTCCGGCTGCAACTGTTTACGGATTAAAACTGGCAGGCGTAAAGGGCCGGAATAATATTGGAAGAGCAACTTTATCTTATGGTACAAGTTTAGTCATCATGGCTATTTTAGTCAATTCTATTAAATATACCGCAAAAGTTGAACGCCCGGACGGATCCAAAAATAATTCTTTTCCATCAGGGCATGCTGCAATGGCTTTTACCAATGCAAGTTTTCTGCACAAAGAATATGGTATGGTAAACCCAGCCTACAGTATTGCAGGGTATGGTTCTGCCGCTATTACAGGACTTGGTCGAAATTTAAATAACAGACATTGGGTTCCGGATATTCTTGCGGGAGCTGGTATCGGAATTATATCAACAGAACTCGGGTATTTTTTTATTGATAAAATTTACAAGAATAAAGGGGATAATATAAGCATCTTATCAAGAATACAGGGAAATGATTATCCTTCTTTTCTTGCTTTGAAAATGGGTACAGCACTCGGGACAACCAACTTCCTGAAGGAATCTGAACTGGATGACAAAAAACAAATCGGGTTTGAAGGCGGATTGGAAGGCGCTTATTTCTTTTCAAAAAAATGGGGTGTAGGTGCAGATGTAACCTTCAGCAGCTTTCCTATTAAATCTCAAAGAATAACCTTTGATGATGGGCAGGATTTTGGAGACCATGAAATCAAAACCCAATCCATGGGCTTTCTGTCTGCGGGTATCGGACCTTATTATTCCCATGAGTTTTCGGATAAATGGCAGCTTATGCTGAAAGCAACCGGAGGATATGCTGCAACTGCCAGTGGACAAGTATTTGTAAAAGGAGATAATATAGATGCTCCTAATCATGAACTTCAGATAGCCAGATACAAACCTAAACCTGCTTTCCGCTGGAATACGGGAGCCTCTATGACCTATAAATTCAATCCTGGACTCGGTCTTACTTTTTATACGGATTATAATATGATCAATTCCACCATCCGTTATCATTTCAGCGATGAAATTAAGGAAGGTGATGAGTTGGATCAGGAACTTAACAACCTGATTGCTAAAGAAAAAATCAGTTATATTACATTAGGATTAAGATTAACTGCTTACTTTTAG